From the Chloroflexota bacterium genome, the window GAGGCGCCAAGGCCAAGGCACTCCAATCCGGATCGGCAAAGCCTTCGACTTGGATACCGTGATTCACCGTAGGCGGCCAAGAGGTGGTGTATTTTAAGAGCAATGGCTTCTTGCCAGCCCTCTCGGCGGCCTGCCAGATGCGCTCAGCCTTGCAGTAATAAGAGAAGAAGCCACTTTCCAGCTCATCCAGCGGTCGACCGGGCCGGTGCATCCACATCGCCACTGTCCCATGCGTCCCCGGATGAGCGCCAGTGGCAATGGTGTTCCAGTTCATAGCCGTCCCCGGGGGCAACGAGGCGAAAGCCTCCGTCGTTACCCCTCTGGCCATCAGGTTAGTCATGTTGGGCAACACCCCCTCGCCACCGAACCGCTTCACCAGATCCAGCGTCATCGAATCAATCCCGATGAGTACGACCTTCTTCGGCCTGCCTGCGCCACCATCGCGGCTGACAGGAGTAACCATTGTAGATTCTGTTCCTTTGGATTCAGACATTATACGTACGACTCCTTTCTGCACTTTATTTCGATTACGGCTGTTCCATCAGCCCTTTATTCCAGTTCGAGCGATCCCTTCGATGAACTGTCTTTGGGCAAAGAAGTAGATAATAATGATCGGCAGGACGGTGAATGTGGCCGCGGCCATAAGCAGCTGGTAGTAGATGCCTTCCTCAGTGAGGAAAACAGCCAGTCCCACTTGCAATGGCCGCATCTCCGAGGAGGAGGTAGTGATAAGTGGCCACAGGAGTGCGTTCCAGCTGCCCAGGAAGGAGAAGATACCACAGGTGAGCAAGGCCGGCACCGATAAGGGCAAAGCTATATGCCAGAGAAAGCGATGGTGCGTACAACCATCCACCTGAGCCGCCTCATAGAGATCTAATGGTACGCTTAAGAAGAATTGACGCATCAAAAAGATGCTAAACACCTGTGCTGACCAAGGTAGGATCAGGGCCGCATAGGTATTGTACCAACCAAGTTTCTTAACGATGACGAAGTCGGGAATCAATATCACTTCAAAGGGGATCATCATCGTCGCCAGGAAAAGTACGAAAATTAGATCCTTTCCTGGAAGACGAATGCGGGCGAAGGTGTAGGCCGCCAGCACCGACGTCGTCAGAACCAAAAAGGTCACTGAGGTGGAGACGAAGATGGAATTGAAGAAGTAGCGACCAAAGGGGGCGGAGTTCCAAGCCTCAATCCAGTTACTGAACATCCACACCTTGGGCAAAAGCGTCGGTGGGAATTGAACAGCCTCATCTAAGGTCTTGAAGGAGGTGGTGACCATCCAGTAGAACGGGAAGACAACGATCACTACTCCCACCAAGAGCACAAGATGGATCACCACCCGCCCAAAGATACTCTGTAAGCGGTAAAACCAAGTAGTCTTTTTCTTCATTGCGTTCCCTCGCCGATACAACACACCAGCCACATTAATAATGCACCCGCTGTCCGACGACACGTATTTGGATGATGGTGAGGCCAAGGATGACGAAGAACAGCACAAAGGCCACTGCAGAGGCATAGCCCACCCTGGTGTACTCATAGAAGTTGGAAAAGATGTACATGGTTACCGTCCGTGTCGTGTCCACCGGACCACCATTGGTCATTATGTAAATCTGATTGAAGGCCTGGAAGGCACGAATAGTAGTGATTATACCGAGGAAGAAAAGGGTCGGCGAAAGCAGGGGTAGAGTGATATGGCGAAGAAGGTGCCGTTCCTTGGCCCCATCAATGCGGGCCGCTTCATAGAGCTCACCAGGGATATTCCCCAGACCGGCCAGCATAATGACGATATCGAACCCTGCCGACTGCCAGATAGTCATCAGCATCACCGCTACTAGCGCCAGGCTGGGACCTCCGGCCCATTCCGGGATGGTGATACCAGCCCCGCCAAGCAAGAGCTTGAATATCCCCGTCGGTTCCAATAGCCACTGTTGCATTGGCAAGCCCAGCAGGTTGAAAAAATAATTCGCCGCTCCGCCCTGGGGGTGATAGATCCAACGCCAGACCATCGCCGCAGCCACGATCGAGGTGATGTAAGGAAGGAAATAGACCGTACGAAAGAAGGAACGGGCGATGATCTTCTGAAAAAGCAAGTAAGCGACGAAAAAGGAGATAGCTAAGGCTAGGGGCACCGTGCCTAACACAAAGTAGAAAGTCACTAGCAACGAGTTCCAGAAACCCTGACTACTCAGGACCGTCGCGTAATTTTCCAGTCCGATGAACTTTTCTGGAAGCAGAGCCCAGCGAAAGAGGCTGATATAAAAGGCATAAAATACCGGGGTGAAGTGAAAGAGGACGATGATGACGGTCGCTGGAAGAAGGAAGAGAATACCAGTGAGGGCTTCCCCCCAATACTTCCGGCGACGAGCGAGGCGAGCCCGCTGTTCCAACTCCGCCGGTCGAACCATCATTTCGGACATATACTCTCTCCTTCTGGTTTAACTCAGGGGGCCCAGACTACAGGACGGCCTGTGCCTGACAAGCACATCTCTTCTCCTCCGGAATCATGCTTACAGTTTCTAGGATTACCTCCTGCAACTTGGGCAAGCTGCGGCGCATCATCTCGCGGTGAGCCTCGTGACTGGGGCGAGTCTGGGTCAATCCCGCTCCCATATTCGTCACCAGGGCTAAGAGCCCGTAGCAAAGTCCTAACTCACGGGCCAAGGGGGCCTCGGGTATGTTCGTCTGACCTACCACATCCATCCCCAGGCGCTGGAGCATCCTGATCTCAGCAGCCGTCTCGTAACGCGGACCCTCAAAACAGACATAGGTACCCAGCGGGTGAATGATGATATCCTCAACCTTAGCCGCTCCTTGCTGCACCGCCTGGCGCATCTCTGAACAATAAGGTTCCGTCACATCCACGTGCCCTAGCCCGAAGGTTTGGACCCTATTCTTGCTGAAATCCACTAATTGATCGCAAACCACCAGATGCCCAGGTTGCATTTGGCTGTTGAGTGAGCCCACGGCTGAGACGCCCAGCACCCTATCTACACCTAATTTCTTAAGGGCCATAAGATTGGCCCGGTAATTGACTTGGGCGGGTAGAAGAGTATGACCCACACCGTGGCGAGGAAGGAAGACTGTTTCCCGCCCACGACAGCGCCCCTGGAAGACGTGTGCTTTGCCAAAGGGGGTATTAATGATTCTCTCCTGCCTATCCTCCAGCATCGCTGGATCATAAAGTCCTGTCCCACCAATAATACCTATTTTCATTCTGGATCCTCCCTTACCTAAATCTTAAGCCCCGAAGAGCCGAGCCAGGTTAGCCTCATAAGGAGGGCTTACTACCCCCAAGGGGGTAATCAGACCACGGACCAGCCTGGCTGGGGTAACGTCAAAAGAGGGATAAAGTGCCCCAACTCCCTCAGGAGCAATGCGTTGTGTACCCAGATACAATACCTCGTCTGCATCCCGCATCTCGATGGGGATCTGTCCCCCAGTGGGCGTGGAAAGATCGATATTAAAGCGTGACGTAGCCACATAGAAGGGCACATCGTTGTCGGCCGCGGCCAAGGCCAACATATAGGTGCCGACTTTATTAGCTACGTCCCCATTGGCGGCCACGCGATCAGACCCCACGATGATGATGTCGGCCATTCGTCTCTGCAAACAGAATCCGGCCATGTTGTCTGTGATCAAGATAACCGGAATACCTAACTGCTGAAACTCCCAGGCCGTAATGCGCGCCCCCTGAAGATAGGGACGGGTCTCGCAGGCGATCACTTTGATTTTATACCCCCGTTCCATCGCTTGACGTACCACAGATAACGTTCGCCCACCATAGCCCACCCCGGCTAGCGCACCGGCGTGGCAATGGGTCAGCATCGTCATACCATCTCGCATAAGCTCCGCCCCGGCCTTCCCCGTCCCCTTCTCATCGGCCAGCTGCGCCTCTACGAACTCTATGACAGCGCGTTGTAGGGCCACTACTAACTCTTCGCCCTGCAACCCGCTGACCTTGGCCGTGATAAGATCGATCGCCTTCAGGGGAGC encodes:
- a CDS encoding sugar ABC transporter permease, whose amino-acid sequence is MSEMMVRPAELEQRARLARRRKYWGEALTGILFLLPATVIIVLFHFTPVFYAFYISLFRWALLPEKFIGLENYATVLSSQGFWNSLLVTFYFVLGTVPLALAISFFVAYLLFQKIIARSFFRTVYFLPYITSIVAAAMVWRWIYHPQGGAANYFFNLLGLPMQQWLLEPTGIFKLLLGGAGITIPEWAGGPSLALVAVMLMTIWQSAGFDIVIMLAGLGNIPGELYEAARIDGAKERHLLRHITLPLLSPTLFFLGIITTIRAFQAFNQIYIMTNGGPVDTTRTVTMYIFSNFYEYTRVGYASAVAFVLFFVILGLTIIQIRVVGQRVHY
- a CDS encoding MTAP family purine nucleoside phosphorylase, yielding MKIGIIGGTGLYDPAMLEDRQERIINTPFGKAHVFQGRCRGRETVFLPRHGVGHTLLPAQVNYRANLMALKKLGVDRVLGVSAVGSLNSQMQPGHLVVCDQLVDFSKNRVQTFGLGHVDVTEPYCSEMRQAVQQGAAKVEDIIIHPLGTYVCFEGPRYETAAEIRMLQRLGMDVVGQTNIPEAPLARELGLCYGLLALVTNMGAGLTQTRPSHEAHREMMRRSLPKLQEVILETVSMIPEEKRCACQAQAVL
- a CDS encoding carbohydrate ABC transporter permease, encoding MKKKTTWFYRLQSIFGRVVIHLVLLVGVVIVVFPFYWMVTTSFKTLDEAVQFPPTLLPKVWMFSNWIEAWNSAPFGRYFFNSIFVSTSVTFLVLTTSVLAAYTFARIRLPGKDLIFVLFLATMMIPFEVILIPDFVIVKKLGWYNTYAALILPWSAQVFSIFLMRQFFLSVPLDLYEAAQVDGCTHHRFLWHIALPLSVPALLTCGIFSFLGSWNALLWPLITTSSSEMRPLQVGLAVFLTEEGIYYQLLMAAATFTVLPIIIIYFFAQRQFIEGIARTGIKG
- the mtnA gene encoding S-methyl-5-thioribose-1-phosphate isomerase gives rise to the protein MIKEALAAIDQFTGSLRQQGLLLPVWFEQRRVMMLDQTALPFRRDILPLDTVEKVAEAIVAMKVRGSGSIASTVAYGLLLAGVRSGGDPSQLREAAALLRRARPTAAAPLKAIDLITAKVSGLQGEELVVALQRAVIEFVEAQLADEKGTGKAGAELMRDGMTMLTHCHAGALAGVGYGGRTLSVVRQAMERGYKIKVIACETRPYLQGARITAWEFQQLGIPVILITDNMAGFCLQRRMADIIIVGSDRVAANGDVANKVGTYMLALAAADNDVPFYVATSRFNIDLSTPTGGQIPIEMRDADEVLYLGTQRIAPEGVGALYPSFDVTPARLVRGLITPLGVVSPPYEANLARLFGA